cattccacacaaagatggactacaagccgtcaggaacactatccccgataatgtcacggctaacctggtgactgaacttcgtgactttgtcctcacccataactattttacatttagggacaatgtataccttcagatcggcggcactgctatggggtacccgcatggccccacagtatgccaacacttttatggctgatttagaacaacgcttcctcagctctcgtcccctaacgtccctactctacttgcgctatattgatgacatcttcatcatctggacccatggaaaagaagcccttgaggaattccaccatgatttcaacaatttccatcccaccatcaacctcagcctggtccagtccacacaagagatccacttcctggacattacagtgctaataaacaatggtcacataaacaccaccctataccggaaacctactgaccgctattcctacccacatgcctccagctttcaccctgaccacaccacacgatccatcgtctacagccaagctctgcgatacaaccgcatttgctccaacccctcagacagagacaaacacctacaagatctctatcaagcgttcttacaactacagtacccacctgcggaagtgaagaaacatattgatagagccagaagagttcccagaagtcacctattacaggacaggcctaacaaagaaaataacagaacgccactagccgtcaccttctgcccccatctaaaacccctccaacgcattattaaggatctacaacctatcctgaaggatgacccaacacactcacaaatcttgggagacaggccagtccttgcctacagacagtcccccaacctgaagcaaatactcaccaacaaccacacaccacacaacagaaccactaacccaggaacctatccttgcaacaaagcccgttgccaactgtgcccacatatctattcaggggacaccatcacagggcctaataacatcagccacactatcagaggctcgttcacctgcacatccaccaacgccatcatgtgccagcaatgcccctctgccatgtacattggtcagactggacggtctctacataaaagaataaatggacacaaatcagatgtcaagaattataacattcataaaccagtcggagaacacttcaatctctctggtcacgcagttacagacatgaaggtcactatcttacaacaaaaaaacttcaaatccagactccagagagaaactgctgaattggaattcatttgcaaattggatactattaatttaggcttaagtagagactgggagtggctaagtcattatgcaaggtagcctatttccccttgtttttcctacccc
The Eretmochelys imbricata isolate rEreImb1 chromosome 1, rEreImb1.hap1, whole genome shotgun sequence DNA segment above includes these coding regions:
- the LOC144259621 gene encoding uncharacterized protein LOC144259621, translating into MYTFRSAALLWGTRMAPQYANTFMADLEQRFLSSRPLTSLLYLRYIDDIFIIWTHGKEALEEFHHDFNNFHPTINLSLVQSTQEIHFLDITVLINNGHINTTLYRKPTDRYSYPHASSFHPDHTTRSIVYSQALRYNRICSNPSDRDKHLQDLYQAFLQLQYPPAEVKKHIDRARRVPRSHLLQDRPNKENNRTPLAVTFCPHLKPLQRIIKDLQPILKDDPTHSQILGDRPVLAYRQSPNLKQILTNNHTPHNRTTNPGTYPCNKARCQLCPHIYSGDTITGPNNISHTIRGSFTCTSTNAIMCQQCPSAMYIGQTGRG